In Rhodothermales bacterium, the following proteins share a genomic window:
- a CDS encoding AarF/UbiB family protein, translated as MSLRRLLPIVRTALAQLRAYRRFVRLSPEERAARLDVPERFVAALLDLGPTFVKLGQVLSTRPDVLPAEYVVALEVLQERVPQFPFAEVRTVVERELGRSVETAFRSFDPEPVASASLAQVHFAVLPGGERVAVKVQRPGIRERMRTDMTVLGRLVGWLARLSPRRAQRANLVEFFSEFRRYTLRELDFAEEGRTMDRFRRNFAGWEGLMIPEVFWDYTAPGVLTMERAEGLRLKDATERLTPSVRERLVERLIAVQMQMFVTDGLFHADLHPGNVFFGEDGTITLLDFGMVGALSEAERDHFVLYWLAVVQRQTRRAFYHFTRQTRPLPGADEAAFFADFERLAERFYRSVLSETTITQVYLEMIASGYRHGFVFPSSLLLHAKAITTAEALTFTLAPDLHFDRVTRPVIGRAFARRATDARRLRHHAGQLLPELLLTGEILPPDARDPFREEVEGGPLWGEMLDGLLARLREVEQGAGLLRAVVDPSARTVLRRRHADAEVEALLDAGWRRYGEIEPDIPVLDQIGPTFILHLAGAVRAMNQALVAAGHSPEEARELIYEIGWLVYTRMGEGPFLVASAFTDDPRKKMEVATRLFRGFPFGPPAYQWRDVEGGEHPAGAGQAVVAFDCLRCPVAEYFLRHGEGDLCYATFCRLDFPLAEQWGGRLERTGTLAIGAPVCDFRWVLDTMPRQ; from the coding sequence ATGAGCCTTCGACGCCTGCTCCCTATCGTGCGGACAGCCCTCGCGCAGCTCCGCGCCTACCGCCGCTTCGTCCGGCTGAGCCCGGAGGAGCGGGCCGCACGGCTCGACGTGCCCGAGCGGTTCGTGGCCGCGCTGCTCGACCTGGGACCGACGTTCGTCAAGCTCGGCCAGGTCCTCAGCACCCGGCCCGACGTGCTCCCCGCCGAGTACGTCGTCGCGCTCGAAGTGCTCCAGGAGCGCGTGCCACAGTTCCCCTTCGCCGAGGTCCGCACCGTCGTCGAGCGCGAGCTCGGCCGCAGCGTGGAGACGGCGTTCCGCTCGTTCGATCCCGAACCCGTGGCGTCGGCCTCGCTGGCGCAGGTCCACTTCGCCGTCCTTCCGGGCGGCGAGCGCGTCGCCGTCAAGGTGCAGCGCCCCGGCATCCGCGAGCGGATGCGCACCGACATGACCGTGCTCGGCCGTCTCGTCGGGTGGCTCGCCCGGCTCTCGCCACGCCGCGCGCAGCGGGCGAACCTCGTGGAGTTCTTTTCCGAGTTCCGGCGCTACACGCTCCGCGAACTCGACTTCGCCGAGGAGGGCCGCACGATGGACCGCTTCCGGCGCAACTTCGCCGGGTGGGAGGGGCTCATGATCCCGGAGGTGTTCTGGGACTACACCGCCCCCGGCGTCCTGACGATGGAGCGAGCCGAGGGGCTCCGGCTGAAGGACGCCACCGAGCGCCTCACCCCGTCGGTACGCGAGCGGCTCGTCGAGCGGCTCATCGCCGTGCAGATGCAGATGTTCGTCACCGACGGCCTCTTCCACGCCGACCTCCACCCCGGCAACGTCTTCTTCGGCGAGGACGGCACGATCACGCTCCTCGACTTCGGGATGGTCGGGGCGCTGAGCGAGGCCGAGCGCGACCACTTCGTCCTCTACTGGCTCGCCGTCGTCCAGCGACAGACGCGGCGGGCGTTCTACCACTTCACGCGGCAGACGCGCCCGCTGCCCGGCGCCGACGAGGCCGCCTTCTTCGCCGACTTCGAGCGGCTCGCCGAGCGGTTCTACCGCTCCGTCCTTTCCGAGACGACGATCACGCAGGTCTACCTGGAGATGATCGCCAGCGGCTACCGCCACGGATTCGTCTTCCCGAGCAGCCTCCTCCTCCACGCCAAGGCCATCACGACGGCCGAGGCGCTCACGTTCACCCTCGCGCCGGACCTCCACTTCGACCGGGTTACGCGGCCCGTCATCGGGCGGGCCTTCGCCCGGCGCGCCACCGATGCACGGCGGCTCCGGCACCACGCCGGGCAGCTCCTCCCCGAACTCCTGCTGACGGGCGAGATCCTGCCCCCCGATGCTCGCGACCCGTTCCGCGAAGAGGTCGAGGGCGGTCCGCTGTGGGGCGAAATGCTCGACGGGCTGCTAGCCCGCCTTCGAGAGGTCGAACAGGGGGCCGGCCTCCTCCGCGCCGTCGTGGACCCGAGCGCGCGGACGGTGCTCCGCCGCCGCCACGCAGATGCCGAGGTCGAGGCGCTTCTCGACGCGGGGTGGCGGCGCTATGGCGAGATCGAGCCGGACATCCCTGTGCTAGACCAGATCGGCCCCACGTTCATCCTCCACCTGGCCGGGGCCGTGCGGGCGATGAACCAGGCCCTCGTGGCGGCGGGGCACAGCCCGGAGGAGGCGCGGGAGCTCATCTACGAGATCGGCTGGCTCGTCTACACCCGGATGGGGGAGGGGCCGTTCCTCGTCGCGAGCGCGTTCACGGACGACCCCCGCAAGAAGATGGAGGTCGCCACGCGGCTCTTCCGCGGCTTCCCCTTCGGCCCGCCCGCCTACCAGTGGCGCGACGTAGAGGGGGGAGAGCACCCCGCTGGTGCGGGGCAGGCTGTCGTCGCGTTCGACTGCCTGCGGTGCCCGGTGGCCGAGTACTTCCTGCGGCACGGCGAGGGCGACCTCTGCTACGCCACCTTCTGCCGGCTCGACTTCCCGCTGGCCGAGCAGTGGGGCGGGCGGCTCGAACGCACCGGCACCCTCGCCATCGGCGCTCCGGTGTGCGACTTCCGGTGGGTGCTGGACACGATGCCCCGCCAGTGA